In Actinoplanes sp. NBC_00393, a single genomic region encodes these proteins:
- a CDS encoding trypsin-like peptidase domain-containing protein produces MNENETNPRPADAAADNTSAERVESEQPTAVQPSVAPQSAAPQSAAPHSPGAAPSAAYAPGVAQPPAPQSSAPPAPQPPSFQPPAPQPPHGQVPQPPQSPWAQSPWQQPTSAQPAGPDYPTTAVPYGHPHQGYQPPAGYGQTGYQDYGHQSAYAAWQANQAQPGTEGAAWAQPVATEQRTPGRGRKIFVAGAAAVLIALSAGGVGAATALALDNDNGTAAVQTGNSSVTRVVDRSSLAQIAAAVQDSVVSITTGTGEGSGVVLSADGYIVTNNHVVANAQGESVNIIFADGTKATASVVGTDPRTDLAVVKATGVSDLKAAKFGDSSQIQVGDTVLALGSPLGLEGSVTAGIISAKDRTIQSSGEEDQQQNPFGGQQQQQSSTTMTGLLQTDAPINPGNSGGALVNTNGEVVGINSAIATSGSSSGNIGLGFAIPSNKARQVADALMQGKKVSHPALGVSVTDAENGGALISSITGDSAAAKAKLQQGDVVTSVDGKAIEDSDDLVAAVQAGTVGQKMTLKFTRNGDEQTVTVTLQEAQ; encoded by the coding sequence ATGAACGAGAACGAGACCAACCCGCGGCCCGCGGACGCCGCCGCTGACAACACCAGCGCGGAGCGGGTGGAGTCTGAGCAGCCGACCGCTGTGCAGCCGTCGGTTGCCCCGCAGTCAGCCGCTCCCCAGTCCGCGGCACCGCACTCCCCGGGCGCCGCCCCCTCGGCCGCCTACGCCCCCGGCGTCGCGCAGCCCCCGGCGCCGCAATCGTCGGCGCCGCCGGCACCGCAGCCGCCGTCATTCCAGCCGCCCGCGCCTCAGCCGCCGCACGGCCAGGTCCCGCAGCCGCCGCAGAGCCCGTGGGCCCAGTCGCCCTGGCAGCAGCCGACCTCGGCGCAGCCGGCCGGCCCGGACTACCCGACCACCGCGGTGCCGTACGGCCACCCGCACCAGGGCTACCAGCCGCCGGCCGGGTACGGGCAGACCGGTTACCAGGACTACGGGCACCAGTCCGCGTACGCCGCCTGGCAGGCCAACCAGGCGCAGCCCGGCACCGAAGGCGCCGCCTGGGCCCAGCCGGTCGCCACCGAGCAGCGCACCCCGGGCCGCGGCCGCAAGATCTTCGTGGCCGGAGCGGCCGCCGTGCTGATCGCGCTCAGCGCGGGCGGGGTCGGCGCCGCCACCGCACTGGCCCTGGACAACGACAACGGCACGGCAGCCGTGCAGACCGGCAACTCCTCGGTCACCCGGGTGGTGGACCGGTCGTCGCTGGCCCAGATCGCCGCCGCCGTGCAGGACAGCGTCGTCTCGATCACCACCGGGACGGGCGAGGGCTCCGGTGTGGTGCTCAGCGCCGACGGTTACATCGTGACCAACAACCACGTGGTCGCGAACGCGCAGGGCGAGTCGGTGAACATCATCTTCGCCGACGGGACGAAGGCCACGGCCAGCGTCGTCGGCACCGACCCGCGTACCGATCTGGCCGTGGTCAAGGCCACCGGGGTGAGCGATCTGAAGGCCGCCAAGTTCGGCGACAGCTCGCAGATCCAGGTCGGCGACACCGTCCTGGCGCTGGGCAGCCCGCTCGGCCTGGAGGGGTCGGTCACCGCCGGCATCATCAGCGCCAAGGACCGGACCATCCAGTCCAGCGGCGAGGAGGACCAGCAGCAGAATCCGTTCGGCGGCCAGCAACAGCAGCAGTCGAGCACCACGATGACCGGCCTGCTGCAGACCGACGCCCCGATCAACCCGGGCAACTCGGGTGGCGCGCTGGTCAACACCAACGGCGAGGTCGTCGGCATCAACTCGGCGATCGCCACGTCCGGCTCGAGCTCCGGCAACATCGGCCTCGGCTTCGCGATCCCCAGCAACAAGGCCCGGCAGGTCGCCGACGCCCTGATGCAGGGCAAGAAGGTGAGCCACCCGGCGCTCGGCGTCAGCGTCACCGACGCGGAGAACGGCGGCGCGCTGATCAGCAGCATCACCGGGGACAGCGCGGCGGCGAAGGCCAAGCTGCAGCAGGGTGACGTGGTCACCTCGGTCGACGGCAAGGCGATCGAGGACTCCGACGATCTGGTGGCGGCGGTCCAGGCCGGCACGGTCGGGCAGAAGATGACCCTCAAGTTCACCCGCAACGGTGACGAGCAGACCGTCACGGTCACGCTCCAAGAGGCGCAGTAA
- a CDS encoding PAS domain-containing sensor histidine kinase, with translation MPRQTSLRKISLRTKLVAAVLTLVFAALAMISATSTYALNRFMLDRMDAQLKSFGTQTVNAFNEGPGGRIFLPPDYYVARTSVSGIGIPKYDDTQLTPEDLPPLFTGAEEINEHLGEPYTVRSQNGEYVWRMVVARLNNGEVLHIAQMMIGVDAVIARLIWVDFLVGVGVLIALATVGAAMVRQSLIPLVQIERTAARIAAGDLSQRVPDPEVDGAEPTTELGRLSVALNAMLTQIESAFIARAQSEQAARAAEHSARQAAEAAQRSESRALQSEEKMRQFVADASHELRTPLTTIRGFAELYRQGAVSDPEAVARLVRRIEDEAARMGLLVEDLLLLARLDRERPLTLAPVELPVLALDAVQAAQATAPDREINLEIRDEPERLVAYGDDARLRQVIGNLMTNAVVHTPPGAAVTLRLHAGAGDTAVIEVSDTGPGLSPEQRERVFERFYRADGARTRKTDREATGTGLGLAIVAAIVAAHQGTVEVVSEPDQGATFRVSLPTINADKGFTENVQD, from the coding sequence GCGCAGCTGAAGTCGTTCGGTACTCAGACGGTCAACGCGTTCAATGAGGGCCCGGGCGGCCGGATCTTCCTTCCGCCCGACTACTACGTGGCCCGCACCTCGGTCAGTGGTATCGGCATCCCCAAATATGACGACACCCAGTTGACGCCGGAGGATCTTCCGCCGCTCTTCACCGGTGCGGAGGAGATCAACGAGCACCTCGGCGAGCCGTACACGGTCCGTTCTCAGAACGGCGAATACGTGTGGCGGATGGTGGTGGCCCGGCTCAACAACGGTGAAGTTCTGCACATCGCCCAGATGATGATCGGGGTGGACGCGGTCATCGCCCGGCTGATCTGGGTCGATTTTCTGGTCGGCGTGGGTGTGCTGATCGCGCTCGCCACGGTCGGCGCCGCGATGGTCCGGCAGAGCCTGATCCCGCTCGTGCAGATCGAGCGGACCGCCGCCCGGATCGCGGCCGGCGACCTGAGTCAGCGGGTGCCCGACCCCGAGGTGGACGGCGCCGAACCGACCACCGAGCTGGGCCGGCTCTCGGTAGCGCTGAACGCGATGCTCACCCAGATCGAGTCCGCCTTCATCGCCCGGGCACAGTCCGAGCAGGCGGCCCGCGCGGCCGAGCACAGCGCCCGGCAGGCGGCCGAGGCCGCCCAGCGGTCCGAGTCGCGGGCGCTGCAGTCCGAGGAGAAGATGCGGCAGTTCGTGGCGGACGCTTCGCACGAGTTGCGTACGCCGTTGACCACCATCCGTGGGTTCGCCGAGCTCTACCGCCAGGGCGCGGTGTCCGACCCGGAGGCGGTGGCCCGGCTGGTGCGCCGGATCGAGGACGAGGCCGCCCGGATGGGCCTGCTCGTCGAGGACCTGCTGCTCCTCGCCCGGCTGGACCGGGAACGCCCGCTCACCCTGGCCCCGGTCGAGCTGCCGGTGCTGGCGCTGGACGCGGTGCAGGCCGCGCAGGCCACCGCGCCGGACCGGGAGATCAACCTGGAGATCCGGGACGAGCCGGAGCGGCTGGTGGCGTACGGGGACGACGCCCGGTTGCGCCAGGTGATCGGCAACCTGATGACCAACGCCGTGGTGCACACCCCGCCGGGCGCCGCGGTGACGCTGCGACTGCACGCCGGCGCCGGGGACACCGCGGTGATCGAGGTGTCCGACACCGGTCCGGGGCTGAGCCCGGAGCAGCGGGAGCGGGTGTTCGAGCGCTTCTATCGTGCGGACGGGGCCCGGACCCGCAAGACTGACCGGGAGGCGACGGGCACCGGTTTGGGGCTGGCGATCGTCGCGGCCATCGTGGCGGCACACCAGGGAACCGTCGAGGTAGTTTCCGAACCGGACCAGGGCGCAACGTTCCGAGTCTCTTTGCCGACCATAAATGCGGATAAAGGGTTCACAGAAAACGTCCAGGACTAA